The Candidatus Rokuibacteriota bacterium genome has a window encoding:
- the cas6 gene encoding CRISPR system precrRNA processing endoribonuclease RAMP protein Cas6 codes for MSACLALARYRVTLVAIEPLDLPAYLGSTLRGAFGRAFRRLCCLGRDGEECPAPAFCPYHLVFETSPPPDADALRTHEEIPRPFVIAPPPSTAAAYPRGSQVAFDLTLVGRAREFLPHFVVTLREMDRIGRGRRAVALSRVDAVNPLTGASEVVHSSGESLVTPREAPVTLSDCSMLPHPEGPVRLTFLTQTRLKHDGAFARRPDFQILFRRLLGRLSALARFHDGGPLEVDFRGLIEVAGAVRLASDATRWTRWARYSARQGRRMEWEGLVGEVVYEGDLTPFWPYLVFGQWTHVGSGTTFGLGRYRIEPDGAGSAAAGGRP; via the coding sequence TTGAGCGCCTGCCTCGCGCTCGCGCGGTACCGCGTCACCCTCGTGGCCATCGAGCCCCTGGACCTTCCGGCCTATCTCGGCTCCACCCTGCGCGGCGCCTTCGGCCGCGCCTTCCGGCGCCTCTGCTGCCTGGGGCGGGACGGGGAAGAGTGCCCGGCGCCGGCCTTCTGCCCCTACCACCTGGTCTTCGAGACCTCTCCGCCGCCGGATGCCGACGCGCTCCGGACCCACGAGGAGATCCCGCGGCCCTTCGTCATCGCCCCGCCTCCATCCACCGCCGCAGCGTATCCCCGGGGAAGCCAGGTCGCCTTCGACCTGACGCTGGTGGGGCGCGCCCGGGAGTTCCTGCCCCACTTCGTGGTGACCCTGCGCGAGATGGACCGCATCGGGCGCGGTCGCCGGGCCGTCGCCCTCAGCCGGGTGGACGCCGTCAACCCGCTGACCGGGGCCAGCGAGGTCGTCCACTCCAGCGGGGAGAGCCTGGTCACGCCGCGGGAGGCGCCAGTCACGCTGTCCGACTGCAGCATGCTGCCCCATCCGGAGGGCCCGGTGCGGCTGACCTTCCTCACCCAGACGCGCCTCAAGCACGACGGGGCCTTCGCCCGGCGCCCCGACTTCCAGATCCTGTTCCGGCGCCTCCTGGGCCGGCTGTCCGCTCTCGCCCGCTTCCACGACGGCGGGCCGCTGGAGGTGGACTTCCGCGGCCTCATCGAAGTGGCCGGCGCGGTGCGGCTTGCCAGCGACGCGACGCGCTGGACGCGGTGGGCCCGGTACTCGGCCCGCCAGGGCCGGCGGATGGAGTGGGAGGGCCTCGTCGGGGAGGTGGTGTACGAGGGGGACCTGACCCCGTTCTGGCCCTATCTCGTCTTCGGCCAGTGGACCCACGTGGGCAGCGGCACCACCTTCGGCCTCGGCCGGTATCGCATCGAGCCGGACGGCGCTGGCAGTGCGGCCGCGGGCGGCCGGCCATGA
- a CDS encoding hydrolase: protein MTSAQSPHPMRIGREGTALLVVDVQERLFPAMDADHREEVMRNIKVLATAARRLALPVIVTEQYPKGLGHTLPELRETLGAGVEPIPKLAFSCAGVEGVRARLRAAGTRQILVAGIEAHVCVLLSALDLLAEGYGVHVAADAVTSRAQASWRLAMEQLRQAGAVVTSTETVLFQLLGQGDTDEFRELARLIR, encoded by the coding sequence ATGACCAGCGCGCAGAGCCCCCATCCGATGCGGATCGGCCGCGAGGGCACGGCCCTCCTCGTCGTGGACGTGCAGGAGCGCCTCTTCCCCGCCATGGACGCCGATCACCGCGAGGAAGTCATGCGCAATATCAAGGTGCTCGCCACGGCCGCGCGGCGCCTGGCGCTGCCCGTGATCGTGACCGAGCAGTACCCGAAAGGGCTGGGCCACACGCTGCCGGAGCTCCGGGAGACGCTGGGCGCCGGCGTCGAGCCCATCCCCAAGCTCGCCTTCTCCTGCGCGGGCGTGGAGGGCGTGCGCGCGCGTCTCCGGGCGGCAGGCACGAGGCAGATCCTCGTCGCAGGCATCGAGGCCCACGTGTGCGTGCTGCTGTCGGCGCTGGATCTCCTCGCCGAGGGTTACGGCGTCCACGTCGCCGCCGACGCCGTCACCTCCCGCGCCCAGGCCAGCTGGCGGCTGGCCATGGAACAGCTGCGCCAGGCGGGGGCGGTCGTGACGAGCACGGAGACCGTGCTCTTCCAGCTGCTCGGTCAGGGCGACACGGACGAGTTCCGCGAGCTGGCCCGGCTGATCCGCTGA
- a CDS encoding lytic transglycosylase domain-containing protein, giving the protein MGPLLIGLTAVALPSVSAAASYRLTDPDGVTHFTNAPTDPRYRRIPGMSGTLTGWLRLPEGATGKYARDIREISARYGLSPGLVESVIRVESAFNPWAVSRKGARGLMQLMPQTASSLGVRDAFDPRQNIEGGVRHLRYLVDRYPGNLPLALAAYNAGENAVSHYRGIPPYPETQQYVRKILEIHGGGEPVQVIYRYEDPDGTVTYTNIRPPAGLRPR; this is encoded by the coding sequence CTGGGACCTCTGCTCATCGGCCTGACGGCAGTGGCGTTGCCGTCCGTCTCGGCGGCCGCGTCGTACCGGCTCACCGATCCGGACGGCGTGACCCATTTCACCAATGCGCCCACGGACCCCCGCTACCGCCGCATCCCGGGCATGTCCGGGACCCTGACCGGCTGGCTCAGGCTCCCCGAGGGGGCGACGGGAAAGTACGCGCGGGACATCCGCGAGATCTCGGCGCGCTACGGTCTGAGCCCGGGACTGGTGGAATCGGTCATCCGCGTGGAGTCCGCTTTCAATCCCTGGGCCGTGTCTCGCAAAGGGGCGCGGGGGCTCATGCAGCTCATGCCGCAGACCGCCTCGTCGCTCGGCGTGCGTGATGCCTTCGATCCCCGGCAGAACATCGAGGGCGGCGTGCGTCATCTCCGTTACCTCGTGGACCGATACCCGGGGAACCTGCCGCTGGCCCTCGCGGCCTACAACGCAGGGGAGAACGCGGTGAGCCACTACCGCGGCATCCCGCCCTACCCCGAGACGCAGCAGTACGTGCGGAAGATCCTCGAGATCCACGGCGGTGGCGAGCCCGTCCAGGTCATCTACCGCTACGAGGATCCCGACGGGACGGTCACCTACACGAACATCCGCCCACCCGCAGGTCTCAGGCCGCGCTGA
- the lon gene encoding endopeptidase La: protein MAETTVGSGAAGELGAGGSVPEVLSILPLRDTVLFPQAVTPLAAGREASVRLIEEAARGGRLIGVFGQRDPSVDDPQQADLHRVGTAATVLKVLKQPDGVVRLVVQGIARVRIVEVVQTRPFLKARVEPVEETLPPAGDLETEALMRNAVTLFRQTVELSPFLPDELAGAVQHVAEPGHMADVIAAALPGLSTQVKQELLETAAVKARLQRLVASLTKEVEVLTLGSKIQSQVESEVGKTQREYYLREQLKAIQKELGESDERSQEIGELREKIEAAGMTEEARKEALRELDRLAKMPPAAAEYTVARTYLEWLVALPWAKETQDNLDLAAARAILDEDHSGLHKVKERILEYLAVKGMRPAGKDPILCFVGPPGVGKTSLGRSIARALGRKFHRISLGGMRDEAEIRGHRRTYIGALPGQIIQGLRRAESRNPVFMLDEIDKLGMDFRGDPASALLEVLDPEQNVAFRDHYVDVAFDLSRALFITTANILDTVPPALRDRMEVIEIAGYTEEEKVHIARQHLIPKQTADHGLAAGDHIRWTDGALRLLIRGYTREAGLRNLEREIAAITRKVAKRRVEGHAEAVEVTEALVGELLGAPRFLFEELEERTRVPGVAVGLAWTAAGGDILFIEATRMRGGKTLALTGQLGEVMKESAQAALSWVRSHATEVGIRPDFWEHTDLHVHIPAGAIPKDGPSAGVTMLTALVSLLTRRPLRPNLAMTGEVTLSGRVLPVGGIKEKVLAARRAGVKTVILPGRNEKNLVEDVPQEAREGMTFHLVDSVDQVLDLALESARVPAEPVHTGVLASSN, encoded by the coding sequence ATGGCTGAGACGACGGTCGGCAGTGGAGCCGCTGGAGAGCTGGGAGCGGGCGGCAGCGTTCCCGAGGTACTGTCGATCTTGCCGCTCCGCGACACGGTCCTCTTCCCGCAGGCGGTGACCCCCCTGGCGGCGGGGCGTGAGGCCTCGGTGCGCCTGATCGAGGAAGCCGCCCGCGGTGGCCGGCTCATCGGCGTGTTCGGGCAGCGAGATCCTTCCGTGGACGACCCCCAGCAGGCCGACCTGCACCGCGTCGGGACCGCGGCCACGGTCCTCAAGGTCCTCAAGCAGCCCGACGGCGTCGTGCGCCTGGTCGTCCAGGGGATCGCCCGGGTCCGGATCGTGGAGGTCGTGCAGACGCGCCCCTTCCTCAAGGCCCGCGTCGAGCCGGTGGAGGAGACGCTGCCGCCGGCCGGGGATCTCGAGACCGAGGCCCTCATGCGGAACGCGGTCACGCTCTTCCGTCAGACCGTCGAGCTCTCGCCGTTCCTTCCCGACGAGCTGGCGGGAGCGGTGCAGCATGTCGCCGAGCCGGGCCACATGGCGGACGTCATTGCCGCCGCGCTGCCCGGGCTCAGCACGCAGGTCAAGCAGGAGCTGCTGGAGACGGCGGCCGTGAAGGCGCGGCTCCAGCGGCTGGTGGCCTCCCTCACCAAGGAGGTCGAGGTCCTCACGCTCGGCTCCAAGATCCAGTCCCAGGTGGAGTCCGAGGTGGGGAAGACCCAGCGGGAGTACTACCTGCGCGAGCAGCTCAAGGCCATCCAGAAGGAGCTGGGCGAGAGCGACGAGCGCAGCCAGGAGATCGGCGAGCTGCGCGAGAAGATCGAGGCCGCCGGCATGACCGAGGAGGCCAGGAAGGAGGCGCTGCGCGAGCTGGACCGCCTGGCGAAGATGCCTCCGGCCGCCGCCGAGTACACCGTGGCGCGGACGTACCTCGAGTGGCTGGTCGCGCTGCCCTGGGCGAAAGAGACCCAGGATAACCTGGATCTGGCCGCCGCGCGTGCCATCCTGGACGAGGACCACTCGGGGCTCCACAAGGTGAAGGAGCGCATCCTCGAGTATCTGGCGGTCAAGGGGATGCGCCCCGCGGGCAAGGACCCCATCCTCTGCTTCGTGGGCCCCCCCGGCGTGGGCAAGACCTCCTTGGGGCGCTCCATCGCGCGGGCGCTCGGCCGGAAGTTCCACCGCATCTCGCTGGGCGGGATGCGCGACGAGGCGGAGATCCGCGGCCACCGGCGCACCTACATCGGCGCGCTGCCCGGCCAGATCATCCAGGGGCTGCGCCGCGCCGAGTCGCGGAACCCGGTGTTCATGCTCGACGAGATCGACAAGCTCGGGATGGACTTCCGGGGCGATCCGGCCTCGGCCCTCCTCGAGGTGCTCGACCCCGAGCAGAACGTGGCCTTCCGGGACCACTACGTCGACGTGGCCTTCGACCTGTCGAGAGCGCTGTTCATCACCACGGCGAATATCCTGGACACGGTGCCGCCCGCGCTGCGCGACCGGATGGAGGTCATCGAGATCGCCGGTTACACGGAGGAGGAGAAGGTTCACATCGCGCGGCAGCACCTGATTCCCAAGCAGACCGCCGACCACGGGCTGGCCGCGGGCGACCACATCCGGTGGACGGACGGGGCGCTGCGCCTGCTGATCCGCGGCTACACGCGGGAGGCCGGGCTGCGGAACCTGGAGCGCGAGATCGCGGCCATCACCCGCAAGGTCGCGAAGCGCCGGGTCGAGGGGCACGCCGAGGCCGTCGAGGTGACGGAGGCCCTCGTGGGCGAGCTGCTGGGCGCCCCCAGGTTCCTCTTCGAGGAGCTGGAGGAGCGCACGCGGGTGCCCGGCGTGGCCGTGGGCCTGGCCTGGACGGCGGCCGGCGGCGATATCCTCTTCATCGAGGCGACGCGCATGCGGGGCGGCAAGACGCTGGCGCTCACGGGGCAGCTGGGGGAGGTGATGAAGGAGTCCGCGCAGGCCGCGCTCTCCTGGGTCCGCTCCCACGCCACCGAGGTCGGCATCCGGCCGGACTTCTGGGAGCACACGGACCTCCACGTCCACATCCCGGCCGGGGCGATCCCCAAGGACGGACCCTCGGCCGGCGTGACCATGCTCACCGCGCTGGTGTCGTTGCTCACCCGGCGTCCGCTGCGGCCCAACCTGGCCATGACCGGGGAGGTGACGCTGTCCGGGCGCGTGCTGCCGGTGGGGGGGATCAAGGAGAAGGTGCTGGCCGCGCGGCGGGCGGGGGTCAAGACCGTGATCCTGCCCGGCCGCAACGAGAAGAACCTCGTGGAGGACGTGCCGCAGGAGGCGCGGGAGGGGATGACCTTCCACCTGGTGGACTCCGTGGACCAGGTGCTGGACCTGGCGCTGGAATCGGCTCGGGTCCCGGCCGAGCCCGTCCACACTGGGGTGCTCGCCTCCAGCAACTGA
- a CDS encoding MerR family transcriptional regulator: MSDKSKPLYMIGVVAEMLKLHPQTLRMYEKKGLIRPSRTVGKTRMYSAEDVEDIARLIRLTRDLGVNLAGVEIILKMRRRMTAMQQQLEELSRYVRTDLAQSRDPEARGTGEALVRAAASHLSPQEPF, from the coding sequence ATGAGCGACAAGAGCAAGCCCCTCTACATGATCGGCGTGGTGGCCGAGATGCTCAAGCTCCACCCCCAGACGCTCCGCATGTACGAGAAGAAGGGCCTCATCCGGCCGAGCCGCACCGTGGGCAAGACGCGGATGTACTCCGCGGAGGACGTGGAGGACATCGCCCGGCTGATCCGGCTCACACGCGACCTGGGGGTGAATCTGGCGGGAGTGGAGATCATCTTAAAGATGCGGCGCCGGATGACCGCCATGCAGCAGCAGCTCGAGGAGCTGTCGCGGTACGTGCGGACGGACCTGGCGCAGTCGCGTGATCCGGAAGCGCGGGGGACGGGCGAGGCTCTCGTGCGGGCCGCCGCGAGTCACCTCTCGCCGCAGGAGCCGTTCTAG
- a CDS encoding DnaJ domain-containing protein, with protein sequence MRDYYAVLGISLDASPVQIRRAYQGLARRYSPDVNLWDREAQALFEEISEAYRVLSDPSARMLYDRHGSGRGRAAREGGAGQLRRGGRRGEDLHVPVELAFHQTVTGLAVDLAVDRLSACEGCGATGARPGAPALRCGHCGGAGLVWVGETAAHGERCPACEGLGERVTEACPACRGRGASRERAVVPVAIPPGMDTGAQLRVPGEGHAGPFGGPRGDLIVITRVHDDPVFTRKGDNLHCEIPLTIVEAVLGARLPVRTLQGDVDLVIPPGTPSGQVFRVRGRGMPRLAADGRGDLYVAVRLEIPRGLDARTQELFREIGRLLPQAPRGEPRGTARA encoded by the coding sequence ATGAGGGACTACTACGCGGTGCTGGGTATCAGCCTCGACGCCTCGCCGGTGCAGATCCGCCGGGCGTACCAGGGACTGGCGCGCCGCTACTCGCCCGACGTCAACCTGTGGGACCGGGAGGCCCAGGCGCTGTTCGAGGAGATCTCCGAGGCCTATCGGGTCCTGAGCGATCCCTCGGCGAGGATGCTCTATGACCGTCATGGGTCGGGGCGCGGACGGGCCGCGCGGGAGGGAGGCGCGGGGCAGTTGCGCCGGGGCGGACGGCGCGGGGAGGACTTGCATGTTCCGGTGGAGCTTGCCTTCCACCAGACGGTGACGGGACTCGCGGTTGATCTGGCCGTGGACCGGCTCTCGGCCTGCGAGGGCTGCGGTGCCACGGGGGCGAGGCCCGGGGCGCCGGCCTTGCGCTGCGGGCACTGCGGCGGCGCCGGGCTGGTGTGGGTGGGCGAGACGGCCGCACATGGCGAGCGCTGCCCGGCCTGCGAGGGGCTCGGGGAGCGCGTGACGGAGGCCTGTCCGGCCTGCCGGGGACGCGGGGCCAGCCGTGAGCGCGCGGTGGTGCCGGTCGCCATTCCGCCCGGCATGGACACGGGCGCTCAGCTGCGCGTCCCGGGCGAGGGCCACGCCGGTCCCTTCGGCGGCCCCCGCGGCGACCTCATCGTCATCACGCGGGTGCACGACGATCCCGTCTTCACCCGCAAGGGCGACAACCTTCACTGCGAGATCCCGCTGACCATCGTCGAGGCCGTCCTGGGCGCCCGGCTTCCCGTCCGCACGCTGCAGGGCGATGTGGATCTCGTGATCCCGCCGGGTACGCCGAGCGGCCAGGTCTTCCGCGTCCGGGGGCGTGGCATGCCCCGACTGGCGGCGGACGGGCGGGGAGACCTCTATGTCGCGGTACGGCTGGAGATCCCTCGCGGGCTCGATGCGCGCACCCAGGAGCTGTTCCGCGAGATCGGCCGGCTCCTGCCGCAGGCGCCCCGCGGGGAGCCCCGGGGGACGGCGCGGGCATGA
- the dnaK gene encoding molecular chaperone DnaK, with protein MAKVIGIDLGTTNSVVSVVEGGEATVIPNQEGSRLTPSVAAFTKEGETLVGQVAKRQAITNPENTVFSIKRFMGRHYDEVLQEIKLVPYKVIKAQNGDARVEIRGKVYSPPEISALVLRKLKEAAEAYLGEKVTKAVITVPAYFNDSQRQATKDAGAIAGLEVLRIVNEPTAAALAYGLDKKKDETIAVYDLGGGTFDISILEIGEGVVEVKATNGDTHLGGDDFDQRIIDWIADEFKKENAIDLRKDRMALQRLKEAAEKAKCELSTTLQTEVNLPFVTADATGPKHLVLTLTRAKLESLVADLVERSLAPCREAMRQAGVTPADIDEVILVGGQTRMPKVQEEVRSLFGKEPNRSVNPDEVVAVGAAIQAAVLTGEVKDLLLLDVTPLSLGIETLGGVMTRLIEANTTIPTKKSEVFTTASESQPSVEVHVLQGERPMARDNRTLGRFHLDGIPPAPRGVPQIEVTFDVDANGIVNVSARDKATGKQQNITITASSTLTKDEIERMKKEAEANAAEDARRREEIELRNQTDSLVYGTERTLREHAEKIPAEDKQAIEGALGEAREALKGDDLQRIKRAQEALTRASHKLAEVMYREAQAASQGASGGSAPGGSQEGGAATGDVIDAEFKDLGEKK; from the coding sequence ATGGCGAAGGTGATCGGCATTGACCTGGGAACGACCAACTCGGTGGTCTCCGTTGTGGAGGGTGGCGAAGCGACCGTCATCCCTAACCAGGAAGGCAGCCGCCTGACGCCCTCCGTGGCAGCCTTCACGAAGGAGGGGGAAACCCTCGTCGGTCAGGTGGCCAAGCGTCAGGCCATCACCAACCCCGAGAATACCGTGTTTTCCATCAAGCGCTTCATGGGACGGCACTACGACGAAGTGCTCCAGGAGATCAAGCTGGTTCCGTACAAGGTGATCAAGGCCCAGAACGGTGACGCCCGAGTGGAGATCCGGGGGAAGGTGTACTCGCCGCCCGAGATCTCGGCGCTGGTGCTCCGGAAGCTCAAGGAAGCGGCCGAGGCCTACCTGGGCGAGAAGGTCACCAAGGCCGTCATCACCGTTCCGGCCTACTTCAACGACAGCCAGCGGCAGGCCACGAAGGACGCCGGCGCCATCGCCGGGCTCGAGGTCCTCCGCATCGTGAACGAGCCGACGGCGGCGGCGCTCGCCTACGGCCTCGACAAGAAGAAGGACGAGACCATCGCCGTGTACGACCTGGGCGGCGGGACGTTCGACATCTCCATCCTCGAGATCGGCGAGGGCGTCGTCGAGGTCAAGGCGACCAACGGCGACACCCATCTGGGCGGGGACGACTTCGACCAGCGGATCATCGACTGGATCGCGGACGAGTTCAAGAAGGAGAACGCCATCGATCTGCGGAAGGACCGCATGGCGCTCCAGCGGCTCAAGGAGGCGGCGGAGAAGGCCAAGTGCGAGCTCAGCACAACGCTGCAGACCGAGGTCAACCTGCCGTTCGTCACGGCCGACGCCACGGGGCCGAAGCACCTCGTGCTCACGCTCACACGGGCGAAGCTCGAGTCGCTGGTGGCCGACCTGGTCGAGCGGAGCCTGGCGCCCTGCCGCGAGGCGATGCGTCAGGCGGGTGTGACGCCGGCCGACATCGACGAGGTGATCCTTGTCGGCGGTCAGACCCGGATGCCGAAGGTACAGGAGGAGGTCCGGTCCCTCTTCGGCAAGGAGCCAAACCGATCGGTGAACCCTGACGAGGTGGTGGCAGTGGGCGCCGCCATCCAGGCCGCGGTGCTCACGGGCGAGGTGAAGGACCTGCTCCTGCTGGACGTCACGCCACTGTCGCTGGGCATCGAGACGCTGGGTGGTGTGATGACCAGGCTCATCGAGGCCAACACGACGATCCCCACCAAGAAGAGCGAGGTGTTCACCACGGCGTCGGAGAGCCAGCCGTCCGTGGAGGTGCACGTCCTCCAGGGCGAGCGGCCCATGGCGCGGGACAACCGAACGCTCGGGCGCTTCCACCTGGACGGGATCCCCCCGGCGCCGCGCGGCGTGCCGCAGATCGAGGTGACGTTCGACGTCGACGCCAACGGCATCGTGAATGTCTCGGCCCGGGACAAGGCGACGGGAAAGCAGCAGAACATCACCATCACGGCCTCGTCCACGCTCACCAAGGACGAGATCGAGCGGATGAAGAAGGAGGCCGAGGCGAACGCGGCCGAGGACGCGCGACGCCGCGAGGAGATCGAGCTCAGGAACCAGACGGACTCGCTCGTGTACGGGACCGAGCGCACGCTGCGCGAGCACGCCGAGAAGATTCCGGCGGAGGACAAGCAGGCCATCGAGGGAGCGCTGGGGGAGGCCCGTGAGGCCCTCAAGGGCGACGACCTCCAGCGGATCAAGCGCGCCCAGGAGGCGCTGACCCGCGCCTCGCACAAGCTCGCAGAGGTGATGTACCGCGAGGCCCAGGCAGCTAGCCAGGGCGCCTCCGGCGGCAGTGCGCCCGGCGGTAGCCAGGAGGGCGGCGCGGCCACGGGCGATGTCATCGACGCCGAGTTCAAGGACCTCGGCGAGAAGAAGTAG
- a CDS encoding DUF1844 domain-containing protein, whose translation MADDEESFKVTDRRGLQREFTENPVLAPAQAPAPPSPPGAAAPSSTGPAGADQARQPAGESDLSGLFIMFASSGLIGLGAAPDPMTGQPRLDLEQAHEAIETLLLLRTKTEGNRTEEESRLLEDILYDLQLRFVQAKRRGGRPA comes from the coding sequence ATGGCCGACGACGAAGAGAGCTTCAAGGTCACGGACCGCCGGGGCCTGCAGCGCGAGTTCACGGAGAACCCGGTGCTGGCCCCAGCCCAGGCCCCAGCGCCCCCTTCACCACCCGGCGCCGCCGCCCCGTCATCGACTGGCCCCGCGGGCGCCGACCAGGCTCGGCAGCCTGCCGGGGAGAGTGATCTGAGCGGCCTGTTCATCATGTTCGCCAGCTCGGGGCTGATCGGTCTCGGAGCGGCCCCGGACCCGATGACCGGGCAGCCACGACTCGACTTGGAGCAGGCGCATGAGGCCATCGAGACCCTGCTGCTGCTCCGCACCAAGACCGAGGGCAATCGCACCGAGGAGGAGAGCCGGCTCCTCGAGGACATCCTGTACGACTTGCAGCTGCGATTCGTCCAGGCCAAACGAAGGGGTGGCCGACCCGCTTGA
- the mazG gene encoding nucleoside triphosphate pyrophosphohydrolase, translating to MADSAGALFDSLLSVMARLRGEGGCPWDREQTRESLKPFLIEEAYEALEAIDEGSTDHIMEELGDVLFQVVFHCQVASEQGEFAMADLLGRLRDKMVRRHPHVFGDGAVSNAKEALSQWERIKRGERGPEGEPRSALEGVPRSLPALLRAQRLQVKAGRSGFDWPDWSGAWAKVREEVLELDRAAAQGNAGQVREELGDLLFSIVNAARLLDVDAEDCLRQAAEKFTRRFREVEAAMRATGRTVGEASLRELDQAWEGVKSREPGRETGSGSAP from the coding sequence ATGGCTGACTCCGCCGGCGCCCTTTTCGATTCCCTGCTCTCCGTCATGGCTCGCCTCAGGGGCGAGGGCGGCTGCCCGTGGGACCGCGAGCAGACGCGAGAGTCCCTCAAACCCTTCCTGATCGAGGAGGCCTACGAGGCCCTGGAGGCCATCGACGAGGGCTCCACCGACCACATCATGGAGGAGCTCGGCGACGTGCTCTTTCAGGTGGTGTTCCACTGCCAGGTGGCGAGCGAGCAGGGCGAGTTCGCGATGGCCGACCTGCTCGGGCGGCTTCGTGACAAGATGGTCCGCCGGCACCCGCACGTCTTCGGCGACGGCGCCGTGTCCAATGCCAAGGAGGCGCTCAGCCAGTGGGAGCGCATCAAGCGGGGGGAACGCGGGCCCGAGGGGGAGCCCCGCTCGGCCCTGGAGGGCGTCCCGCGCAGTCTCCCGGCGCTGCTCAGAGCCCAGCGGCTGCAGGTCAAGGCCGGACGGAGTGGCTTCGACTGGCCCGACTGGTCGGGCGCATGGGCCAAGGTGCGCGAGGAAGTGCTGGAGCTGGACCGCGCCGCCGCGCAGGGCAATGCCGGCCAGGTCCGCGAGGAGCTCGGCGACCTGCTCTTCTCCATCGTCAACGCGGCCCGGCTCCTCGACGTCGATGCCGAGGACTGCCTGAGACAGGCCGCCGAGAAGTTCACCCGTCGCTTCAGGGAGGTGGAGGCCGCGATGAGGGCCACGGGCCGCACGGTGGGCGAGGCGTCGCTACGGGAGCTCGACCAGGCCTGGGAGGGCGTGAAGTCCCGCGAGCCCGGACGCGAGACCGGTTCCGGGAGCGCGCCATGA
- a CDS encoding macro domain-containing protein has translation MKVKLGSTTLSVARGDITEAEVDALVNAANSQLWMGAGVAGAIKRRGGTVIEEDAVRQGPIEVGEAVLTGAGNLAATHVIHAATMGSDLKTDPEKIAAATRSSLTIAEKHRLSSIAFPALGSGVGGVPADKSAEAMVTAIVEHLKGGKSTLQKILFVVYQDEALKAFTDVLKKAGGVQ, from the coding sequence ATGAAGGTCAAGCTCGGGTCCACCACCCTCTCCGTGGCCCGCGGCGACATCACCGAGGCCGAGGTCGACGCTCTCGTCAATGCCGCCAACTCCCAGCTCTGGATGGGCGCCGGCGTCGCGGGAGCCATCAAGCGCAGGGGCGGCACGGTCATCGAGGAGGATGCGGTGAGACAGGGCCCCATCGAGGTGGGAGAGGCCGTGCTCACCGGGGCCGGCAACCTGGCGGCCACGCACGTCATCCATGCCGCCACCATGGGCAGCGATCTCAAGACCGACCCGGAGAAGATCGCCGCGGCAACCCGGTCGAGTCTCACGATCGCCGAGAAACATCGGCTGTCCTCCATCGCCTTCCCGGCCCTCGGCAGCGGGGTCGGTGGGGTCCCGGCCGACAAGTCGGCCGAGGCCATGGTGACCGCCATCGTGGAGCACCTCAAGGGGGGCAAGTCGACGCTTCAGAAGATCCTGTTCGTCGTGTACCAGGACGAGGCCCTCAAGGCTTTTACCGATGTGCTGAAAAAGGCCGGTGGAGTACAATAA